Sequence from the Salvelinus alpinus chromosome 35, SLU_Salpinus.1, whole genome shotgun sequence genome:
CTTTTTCCAATTAAAAAGGACAGGAATTGGTCAAACTTGCAGTTTAATACATGTACAAAATGATCCTCTTTCCCTAAAAACATAATGGTCATgattattattcattttttacATGAAAGGGGAGGTTCACTTCTCTCCGCAGACATTTGATCTGAGATCAACTTAAGTTTCAGTCATGGGATTTATTTTCTTTTAACCCGGCAAATGTATTCCATCAAAGAATACAAGGGCCTTCTAGCAAAATATGCACTTTCCTTTACACAAAGTACAGACTTTATACAAGTCTTCATGGATAGCAGCAGATAAAATGTATAATTAGAGTAGGTATTTGGCCAAAGACCACTGTCAAACTGAAACCAAACAAGCAATCAAACCATATAAATAGAATGGGAATGTCCTATTAATTGTTTTAGGAATTCCATGCCTACGGCTCATCCACTTACTGGCCAACCTTTTGTTCCTCAGCTGTAACACAGGTTGGCAAGAAGAGGAAAACCGATGAGGCAGAGGAGCCCACGCGTCCAAACAGAAGTCTAACATCCAAGCAGGTACTGCGTGTTTGACATCAAACAGGCCTATCTATCTAGACTGGATGCCTCCGATGGATGGCTGCTCCCCTACCGCTATTGTTAATGGAATGAAGGAAAGCACTGTTCTTCCTCAGGTTTAAATCGCCCTCAtttgtctttctctcccccccccctcctctgcaGAGGAGAGCAGCGGATCGTGCTCAGAAGGTGAAGAAAGTTGGAACGCGCTATTACGAAACACACAACATCAAGAACAAGAACAAGAACAGAAAGATGCCTACGGTGCCCAGTGAGGGCAAGAAAGCCAAGAGATTGAAGCGCTAGTCTGGGGTCCAAGAGActaataaatatttattttaatgACCCTGTCATTGTAATGAATTGTTTTATGGCGTCTTGGTACCTACCCTTGGTATCTTGATGGAAAGTGATTTGGGTAAGGGGCATTGAGTGAATTAGGTTTTGATTAACCTCTTAATCAAGTGAATCGCTTGATGCATTAACCTGATCCTGAGTGACCTTCAGCGAAGTGACAATGATCACTTTCGTCAAACTATTACTTAAACTCATATGGAGCTTCACTGCAAAGTGAAAGGATGGGTCTGTCATCCCCTCCCAAAAAAGTAGACTTGTACTGCATAGCCTGGGTGCCCGTCTGTTTTCATTATTTTGCTAACTGTCAAATTtggcatgacaattccataaggagttggcTAGAGAGCAGAAACACTGGCACCCAGGTTATGTACTGCACTTttgaataaaaaaaacataaagtAACAATATTTATCCAAATATACATGTCATACCATAAAAtaaagaatatgaacaaatgatttcattttttaaattttattctgCTATAGTAATGCAAGGCTTTATGGTTATGAAGTAGACTTTTATTACATAATGCTGTGTTGGACCATCTGAAATCTGCCGGTTATAGATCACTTGTGGAATGAAGGAGTCACTTTTTGGGGGCAATGATCCCCTCCAGCTGGGCCTGTAAAGGATAAGAAATTGAAATGTTAAAAATATCTATCAAATATACATACAccaatttgaagggatgtccacatacttttgtatttgTCTAgttcagccatacccgttgctgGTAGGTGTATACATttgagtacacagccatgcaatctccatacacaaacattggcagtagaatgtccttactgaagaattcagtgactttcaatgtggcaccgtcataggataccacctttccaagaagtcaatttgtcaaatttctgccctgctagagccacggtcaactgtaagtgctgttattgtgaagtagaaacatccaggagcaacaacggttcagccacgaagtggtaggacacacaagctcacagaacgggactgccgagtgctgacgCGCGTAGTTTGGAActccctaccgagttccaaactgcctctggaagcaacgtcagcacaagaactgttcaacgggagcttcatgaaatgggtttccatggccaagcagcatcggctggagtagtgtaaagctcgccgccattgggcTCTCAAGCAGTGGaaaagcgttctctggagtgatgaatcacacttcaacaGACAAACCTGGATTTGGCGAATGTcaaacaagtctcaatgtccttgagtggcccagccgatcgaacatctctggagagacctgaaaatagttgtgcagcaacgctccccatccaacctgacagagcttgagagaatctccagagaagaatgggagaaactccccaaataaaaatgtgcctagcttgtagcgtcatacccaagaagacttgaggctgtaatcgctgccaaaggtgcttcaacaaagtactgcataaagggtctgaatactgaagtaaatgttataatttttttatataaattagcaaaaatttctaaaaatctgtttttttgctttgtcattatggggtattgtgtgtagattgagagggGGAaacgattttagaataaggctgtaacctaccaaatgtggaaaaagtcaagggttctgaatactttccgaaagacactaaacaaaagtataaacgcaatattcaacaatttcaaatattgttggcagtctctatgggggtaccacagggttcacttctcgggccgactcttttctctgtatatatcaacgatgtctctcttgctgcaggtgattccctgatccacctctacgcagacgacaccattctgtatacatctggcccttctttggacacttaactaacctccaaacgagcttcaatgccatacaacactccttccgtggcctccaactgctctttaaCGCTAGTacaaccaaatgcatgcttttcaaccattcgctgcccgcacccgcccgcccgactagcatcactactctggacggttctgacctagaatacgtggacaactacaaatacctaggtgtctggctagactgtaaactctccttccagactcatatcaaacatctccaaaccaaaatcaaatctagaatcggctttctatttcgcaacaaagcctctttcactcacgccgccaaacttaccctagtaaaactgactaacctaccgatccttgacttcggcgacgtcatctacaaaacagcttccaatactctactcagcaaattggatgtagtctatcacagtgccatccgttttgttaccaaagcgccttataccacccatcactgcgacctgtatgctctagtcacctggccctcgctacatattcgtcgccagacccactggctccaggtcatctataagtctatgctaggtaaagctctgccttagctcactggtcacgataacaacacccacccgtagcacgcgctccagcaggtataccttactggtcaaccccaaagccaacacctcctttggccacctttccttccagttctctgctgccagtgactggaacgaattgcaaaaatcgctgaagctggagacttacatttccctcactaactttaaacatcagctaaccgatcgctgcagctgtgcatagtccatctgtaaatagcccacccaatctacctacctcatcccccatattgttttgttgctcttttgcacaccagtatcactacttacacaccatctgctcatctatcactccagtgttaatctgctaaattgtaattactttgctactatggcctatttattgccttacctcctcatgccatttgcacacactgtatatagacgttcttttttttctattgtgttattgactgtacgcatgtttattccatgtgtaactctgttgtttctgtcacactgctttgctttatcttggccaggtcgcagttgtaaatgaaaacttgttctcaactagcttacctgatAAAggtttaatatacagtatatatatttttttaaatcagtcaatctaaataaattcattaggacctaatctatggatttcacatgactgggaaaacagatatgcatctgttggtcacagatatatatttttttaaaggtaggggcgtggatcagaaaaccagtcagtatctggtgtgaccaccattggACTTATGCAGCACGACATCTCCTTCGCGTAGAgatgatcaggctgttgactgtggcctgtggaatgttgtcccactcttcaatgccTGTGGTACAgtttgaaactgggattcatccgtgaagcacacccttctccagcgtgccagtggccatcaaaggtgagcattttcccccTGAAGTccgttacgacgccgaactgcagtcaggtcaagaccttggTGAGGACAATGAACACGCAGATAAACTGactgtttgtgcagaaattctaaagttgtgcaaacccacagtttcatcagctgtccggtttGTTGGATTCAGAAGATCCCGCAggggaagaagccggatgtggaggtcctgggctggcgtggttacacgtggtctacggttgtgaggccggttggacgtactgccaagttctctaaattgttggaggtggcttatggtagagaaatatacattaaattctctggcaacagctctggtggacattcttgcagtcagcatgccaattgcacactccctcaaaaaaTGTTGAGGGAGCttgtggtcttttattgtcccgagcacaaggtgcacctgtttaaattatgctgtttaatcagcttcttgatatgccacacctgtcacgtgcatggattatcttggcaaactaacagggatgtaatatTTTTGTGCATGTGAAAAGTTTCTGGGATAATTTCAGCTGGTACCAACACTTTTGATGTTGCATGTATATTTCAAATGACATCAAATGATTGATTTCATTTCAAAGACTTCAGGAAAATCCTGCCTTTCTTATTTGGCACGACAATGCCCATAGGAGTTGGCAGGACCGCACAGCGATGATGACTGAGCGCCTTTACCTTGAGCTGCTGGTTGGTTCTCTTCAGGAACTGAATCTCCTCTGTGTGTTTCTTCTCCTCCACCTGCcgtctctcagtctccctcttCTCAATGGCCTCACACTTGGCCTTCTGCTCGTTAACCTGTCTCTCCAGGTCCCTCTTCTCGTTCTCCAAATCGGAGATCTACACAAGTAGATGCAAATCAAATTCTCTTTGGGGTAATAAAGGTTTTTAATCATTCAATGGTGCAGCAGTCCATTCACTTGGATTGTTTCTCCTCATTCACTATCTTTAGCTTTATCTGTAAGATGAAGTGGTAAAAGCTGAGCGTTCTCTGACGTCATGGGCTgggtttagacaggcagcctaaTTATAATATTTATTTTCACTAATTTGAtcttttaaccaatcagatcaactctgaaaaagatctgtgaAAGGATTATATGTGATTGATCAAAGGAcgcaattagtggaaaaaatatcagaattaggctacctgtgtaaatgcagccatgaGGGCTAGGCagatggctccctctgctggtctacacTAGCTTGGTTGCTTGAAAAGTTTTCCAGTGACACTGCAGACAGGTCAAGCATTCTAAATGTAGAGGTCAATCTACAATGATGCAAAGGTTGGAAAATGCACATTTATTTTTAGAAAAGTGTAAAATGTTTGTGTGTGAACCATTTCCTTACCCTCTTCTCCATGTCAGACTTGCCCTGCTCAGCCTGCAGGGCTTTTCTCATGCCAAAGGCCACACTGCTCTCGTACAGTGTCTGGTAAGCAGCAATGGTCATACGGATTTCGTCTCTCACACGCAACAACAGCAGTCCTCTCTCAGCACAGTTGATGGTTACCTGTCTGATCAACTCATCTACAGGCAATCAATGGCTTAGAGTTTAACACAAACTCACAATGCAACATTTTTTAGGaccagtttcccggacacagattaaaccCAGTGAAATTGCTTTTTAGTTCAGAACCAGCTTGAGGCTAGCCTAATCTAGGTCCTCTTGGAAACTGGCCCGGCTTTTAGGATTTGTATCCAACACACTTTTCTACTATTACTACCGTCCATGCATCTCATCtcgccttcccctctctccttaccGAAGCACTGGGAGTAGAGCTCCCTGCGGACTGGGCAGATGCCCGTCTCCCTGGCCTGTCTCTGCTGCAGCTTCAGATCCAGCTGCTCCTGTAGGTGCACCACATCCATGCGGGTACACGGCGTGCTGGACACCTGCTGCACCCACAGCTGGTTGGTCTCCATCCATTCCCTGTAACAGTGGTAGAGCTGAGATTAACACAGGGTTGCCAAATTTCAGGTTTTGCGAAACCGGAAATATTGGTTAATTTCCCTAAGAGGAAAAAATAGGGAGAAGGGTGTTATCAGTAAAGATGTGTCCGTGTCATGTCATACCTGGGTGGTAGGATGGCATTGAGGATCTCCTCGGTTTGCTGTTTGTTGGTATCGGCTGAGGGGGTCTTGGGTTTGGGTGGAGGTGGCACAGGGCCAGTCATGGCAGGCTGTTGTGGAGCCACTTTCAGGGGCCGTGCCTGAATTTGCAGTACAAATCATTTAGATTAGAAGAACATCAATCTTCAGCCAATTTGTTgagaaaaaaaataatacaattgaTTGACATCTCTCACAGCTCACTAGGCACATTGCCATGACATTGATTTCAAAATAATGACAGTGGACATAATTAATGTATGTTAGATACCACTATATGGATACATTTAGCTACTGTAACTAACGTTAGCAGCCAGCATTAAAAACGTGTTTTAACGTTATCCTACCTTTGGAGACTTCTTTTCTGTGTTTCTGCTCACCAAGACTGGGTTGTCATATTTCAGCAGAGAATCAGCCGGAGGAATCATTGTGATACTTTGATTACACTACAcataaaaaagtgttttgttgtagCAGGTAATGTCTCAAGGAATGTGTGTTGTTGAAATGTGAATTGAAGACGTTTAATTGTTTATTTTTACCATGGCAACTTAATTCCATGCGCTACTCACTAACCTATCCGAGCTGCTCGAAGGCATGATTCAGAGTTGTTTCAAACATTTGACGCTATGAAATGGGGAACGAAAATTAAGTACATACATTTAAGTATAACATTGTGTAGGTGTATGACCTTATTGAAAAGATGATAGAATAGGTCTGCAATGTTACAACGGAACTAAAGTGAACTAGTCCATAGTCACGGTGAAAAATATTTAAAGCGTTCTGCCGGAAGCGGAAACTCGTTTCCTTGCGCACAATAGAGAACTTTCTCACCGTTTACAGTGGGGTTTGTTGTTCACTTTTTAAACATATGTATTCGCTATGAACTTTATTTAGTCGATTTACAACTATTGGTTAAGTTTCATAATGGATAAAGAGAGACGGCATAAAAGAGTGGAATCCCCGGTGCGGGACTCAAAACCGAAAATCAAACAAGAGAAACTCAGCCCTGCTAGGCCCCAGAGATCACGGCGCTCGAGTTCGGGGTCCAACGGCAGCCCAAGCCCACCGCCGCAGAGGAGACGAACGAGCAGGTACCCTGATTTCATGGGTGTATGGTATTGTAGCTAGCGAACACAAATTACACCGTAGGGTTGCAAGGCCATGATGTTACACATCAATAATAGCAACTAGCTAGCCACTAAGCTAacgatttagctagctaactagtagGCGTTATTGTTATGCTTTAGTCGTGTAACGTTAACCCTCAATTAGCCCTTGATCACGACTcttgttccattacattacacaagtCATTGAACAACGTTGTCTTCTGTACGGGGAGTTTTGTTATGAGCACCGACGCTCATTCTGAACATTAACACGCGTGATTGGATTAAGGTTAGTGTTCCCACACTGAAATATCTCCACGTTAAAGCGCTTGTTTCTGAAGACGAGGCGACCGACCACCTGtactaattagctatctagctagctagcatgctccaTCCCAACACCTGTGTAAGCATAATTCGTTAAATGTAGTTGAGTGTGGTTTCATCTGGTGGAGGTAACCATAGCTGAATGGATCTGCAAAACTGTTTgagtgtatttttattttatttctcgcTGATAAGTTCCACATGTCTTGAAAGACTTATGGAAGTGATGATTATTGACGTTTCTAAACGTTAATAACACGGTGTCAGGATTGTACCTAGTTCTTATGAGGTGGTAGTGGGCAAAGTAAATGACTGAATGCAGCCTAGTTTTCCCTCAATTAGCTAGCTCATTTAAGCTAGCTAGAATTCAAATAAAATTGTCACAAGCACTGGAGACTTTACCgcgaaatgcttgcttacgagcccttcccaattATGCAGAGTtttgttaatttaaaaaatatatatttttatatatttagtttatttaggaaatattttcttaactctgttttcttaactgcattgttggttaagggcttgtaattaagcatttcacggtaaggtctatatacctgttgtatttggcacgtgtgacaacattttatttgattttgatttgacagtATATACAGCAAGTACCAGGTCAATGTGCATAGGTACGAgctatttgaggtagatatacaCATGAAGACGGTGACTTcgctaggcatcaggatagataatgagtAAAATAAAGAGGAGCAGCAGCAAATGATGAATGTAAATGTTTATGCATGTGTAGTTTGTATTGTCTGTGTGGGAGTGTCAGTATAGTGTGTGGGAGTGTCAGTATAGTGtatgtagtctagtgagtgtgcttagggtcaatgcagatagttctGGTACCATTAACTGGCTAttgagcagtcttatggcttggagccTGTATCGGAGCCTGTTGGTCTGAGAGCCGATGTTCCGGCCGGCAGCAGAGTGAATAGTCTGGCTTGAGTCTTTTGCAATTTTTCGAGCCTTCCTCTgactgtgatgtactgggctgtccgcaccaccctctgaagtGCTTTGCGGTCAAGggcggtgcatttgccataccaagcggtgatgcagcctgtcatgctctcgatggtacagctgtagaactttaaGGGTCAGAGGGCGCAGTCGCATGTGGTCATGCAGCtgcgtgggtgaacagggagtacaggaggggactaagcaaacgcacctgtgttgatggtcagcgtggcaattgttgttgcctacccaggatccagttgcagagttaAGGGTTCAGTCACTGGGTCCCCTAGCTTGGTCATGAGCTGTAGTCTGAAAAGCATTCTTGCATAGTTATTTCtgctcttgtccaggtgggagagggcattgtgaagtgcaattgagattgcatcatctgtggatctgtaggggcggtatgtgaattggataTCAGTCATCCGGGAAAATGGGCTTTCAAGCAAGGCACAGTGTTCTATTCCTTGAAGCGAGcatgaaaggcatttagcttgtttaGGAGTTCTGCATCGCTGGGCAACTCTGCGTTTCCCTTTAATCCCTTATCatctgcaagccctgccacatatcACGAGtgtctgtactagcaaaacagtcttgttGCCTCGCGTCTGCTTCCGATCACCTCCATATTGAGcacatcactggtacttcctgttttgagCTTTGGTTTGTTAACAGGAAGCAGGAGAAGGGAGTCATGGTCGGATTTGCCCAACGAAGGACGAGGGAGGGCCTTTTATGTGTTTAGTCTTATTAATCAGGCAGTAATACACAGTTAATTGGTACGCAGCCCGAAACTCATGCctccagaatgttgaataaaattacatttaaacatTACTGGTTGTCTGAGTGGTTTGTCCTTCATCTTCTCCAAATTTGAGAAAATATCCACAGCAAAGTATTCTTTACCCAACTTTTTAGAGAGCCGGTAGGTATATGGTTCGATTTAAGGGACATTTTTAAGGAACATTTACATGATTTTGCGGTCATTTGTTTCAGGCTGTATATACCAATTCtgtattacagcctgattaaTCAGACAAGCTATAAATGGTAAATTTGCCAGTGGCACACCAGCCCAGTGCCAACTGAAAGCTACTGGACCAAATGGAAGAAATTATACACTGTCCCGGGCCAAGATCTCACAGGAAAAAGGATAATGCGCGCATAATTTAAATATCAGTTGATTATATACATATTTTGCAGGCTGAGCAAGTAGCCTATAATAACCTACCCTCCATACACTAATAATTTCATTTTAACTTGACAATATAATATTTACATTGATTGTTTATAAAACCTTAACGTAATCTCAAAGGGTGTTATTCGTGATTTTTAACAGTCAGCAGGACCCTATAAAATCATATATTTTGCTAAATTCAATTTTCCCAGTTTCTGGGTTTTCCTATTTTTGTCTGGGTTTCACCctcaaaatcacactttttaTATATAGAAAATTATAAAAATGTGATGTTCTAAATCccaaacaatgcttaaaccacatcaggagaccgcTTTTGAGGTCAGGAAAAAAATGTATGTTGGAGGAGGGTGTAGTTGCCTTTCAATTAAATTGCGCACCTAGCAAGAGACAGTTCGGCTAATGGTGTTTCTGTACTGTACCATTTGGCCTAAATGTGATGCCAGAGTTAGCAAAACAAATTGGGAAGGTTTTTTAGGAAAGCATTTAGAAATGTTCATTCAGAGCCTGATGACTGAATTGCGCATCACAAAGATTTAACCATGACATCGGACCAAACTTTTTAAATACCcggtttgcatacccattgttgccttagCTTTTACTGGAAGTTGGCATAAGTTGAAACGTCTTCTGTGACAACCAGTTGAAAGCTGCATCCTCTTGCTGCCCGACAGATTATTTTCTTCTCAACGGCTATGTGTGCGGTGCGTGTTATAAATAATGTACATAAAGAAGTAACAGCTTTGTGAATTTCAGTTTTTCATCAAATCTATGTCCCAGATTGAAAATAGCATTATTACAATATATTTTTTCACTGGCCCAAGCAGACCACTGACACGGATGATTGACTCCCTAGGCCAGCGGCCATCCTGTATGTCGAACCCCGTATTACGAATTATTTGTCAGATGTCGCTGAGAGAAGCTAGGAGCTGTCCGTTGTAGCTAGTTATCCTTGGTGTTAAATTAGCTATTGGTTTTAAAGCCTTTCC
This genomic interval carries:
- the dnali1 gene encoding axonemal dynein light intermediate polypeptide 1 isoform X1 — its product is MCNQSITMIPPADSLLKYDNPVLVSRNTEKKSPKARPLKVAPQQPAMTGPVPPPPKPKTPSADTNKQQTEEILNAILPPREWMETNQLWVQQVSSTPCTRMDVVHLQEQLDLKLQQRQARETGICPVRRELYSQCFDELIRQVTINCAERGLLLLRVRDEIRMTIAAYQTLYESSVAFGMRKALQAEQGKSDMEKRISDLENEKRDLERQVNEQKAKCEAIEKRETERRQVEEKKHTEEIQFLKRTNQQLKAQLEGIIAPKK
- the dnali1 gene encoding axonemal dynein light intermediate polypeptide 1 isoform X2, producing the protein MIPPADSLLKYDNPVLVSRNTEKKSPKARPLKVAPQQPAMTGPVPPPPKPKTPSADTNKQQTEEILNAILPPREWMETNQLWVQQVSSTPCTRMDVVHLQEQLDLKLQQRQARETGICPVRRELYSQCFDELIRQVTINCAERGLLLLRVRDEIRMTIAAYQTLYESSVAFGMRKALQAEQGKSDMEKRISDLENEKRDLERQVNEQKAKCEAIEKRETERRQVEEKKHTEEIQFLKRTNQQLKAQLEGIIAPKK